The DNA window GGCACCCTTGCGGCCGATTATCTTGGGGTGATACTTGGGGTCCACAGTGATGGTCAGCTTGAAGCTCCTGAGTGCCTGCAGACGGTTTGAGAAAAGGTGGCAAAATGTTGGGTTGGAATTTCATAAAGTCTGACAACTGGCTATTTCCCACTACTACTCAACCTGATGTTTGCCTAAGATAAGACTAATTATTAAGCCCTTTGTTCACTTGAGGATTATGATAAGGGTGCCCTTTGAGCTAATCTGAAAAGATAAGGGCACCATTTGACTATAAATCATCAACACAGAGAAATAAAGACACCATGTAAACTAAAGAGTTCAGCCTCAACACACACCAAGTGCCACAACTGATACATTTTAGTACGCCAGCAAATACTAACCCGATCCTCCTGCTCGGCCTGCAGCTCTTTGACACGCTCCAGGAGGCCCTCTTTGGCGCGGTCGAGAAGACTGGCCAAGCCGGTGATGGCGATTTTATCAGACTGCTGCTCAGGAGCAGGCACTTGAATATTAACCTGGAGAGAGACAGTGATGCCAGATCAAATATCCAGTAAAACATCAAGGCTCCTTCATTCCTATATGGAGATCTGCACACACCTCAAAATCCTCCATCATCTTGCGAATTCCACTTCCTTTCTGTCCAATGATGTAGCGATGAAGCTCAAAAGGCACTTCCACCTCAATAGTGACAGGAACCAGGGCCTAAAGAAGGAAGACAGTTAGCTGTAGTTCTTCAAAAAGTTGATTTTTAACATTCCAGAGCTTGAATATGAAGACCAACCTTCAGTGCTTCGATGGCAGCCTCGCACCGCTCTTTGCGTCCAGAAATTATAATCACATCGCACTTCTTGGGTGCATTGGGATCAACTGGCTCCTTCACTTCACCGTCAGCTTCTCCATTCTCCTGGACAGGAGCCTCCGCAGGAGGTGCAGCTAAAAGAAAATCAGAgtattgaaaaaaaataaataaatgtacatgCCGAATTGCTTTTCGTTGGCTAAAAATAACCACCATCTGTTTCAAAACTAAGtacaattattttatttttatttttttaataaagcgttacttttaaaaaatatcaaatgttCTCATAGTGAAAGTTATATTAAGACAGAAATATAAGTAAGAGACACACTGCAGGTTTTTACTATTTACCTTGTGGGTCCTCGCGTTCTGGGAACTTGATCTGCACGTTGTGATCTCTAGTGATCTGCTGGATCCGTGAGCCCTTAGGACCCATGATTGAACGGTGGAACTTCTGAGGAATTACACACTCCATAGTCACTTGAGCatcctgaaaaataaaaagaagaaaagcttgTTACATTTCAAAGAGGAGATGAACAGAAAGACTTCCCTTAACAAAACACTACTAACCAAGTCCTCCACGATCTCCTGCATGCGTTTTTTGGCAGCTTCCACACACTCTTTGGCTCCTTTAAGGGTAACTTTATCACTCTGAGAACCTGTGCGGGGGAAGCTCACCATAACCCCACCATACTCATCAGCAAGGTCCCTAAGGACTTGGCCACGGCGGGCTACAAAGTAGCGATGGTGCTTGGGGTCAACGTTCATAGTGTCCTCAACAACATTGTCCTGTaaccccaaaaaaaaagagaagtttaaaaaaatgaaccgAATTGTTGGTTCATCTCATCTAACTGTTGACAGAACTCATTTGAAATCTTACCAAACTCTTGATGAGTTCCTCCAGCTCTTTCTGTGCATCCCGCACTGCTTCCTCAGTGCCAACCACAGTGATGAGTTCCTGGTCTTTGTCCTCAGGGGTGGGGAAGATGATTCTGGCGCCGGTGCTGTCACGAACCTTACGGATGTTTCCACCACCTTTCCCAATAAGGAATTTGTGGTACTCTGGTTTTGCATGCAGCTCAACAGTGTGACTCTTTGTTTGctaagggaaaaaaatggataaaatTAGGCTGACATTTATTACAAGTAGCTTTTAACTACATAAAGGTCTTTGTTCAAGTCTTTTTCAACTGAAATGCATGAACTCCCTGATAATGGGATAACAACTAACCAAATCAAACTTCAGAAACATTTTCTTAGCCATTTGCGAGCGACTAAAAGGATGACCGAAACAAATACTCAGCATGTGCTAATACAAAAGGAGCTCTTTGCCTTTTTACCTTCTCATTCTCTTCACCCCACAATTTCAAAACAATGAGTTCAACAAaagttcagctttaattcagacACATATATACAAACCTTCTCCTCCGCCAAGGCAAGCAGCTGCTGCTTAGCTTTCTCCACCTCCTCTGCAGGGCCTCTGATGGTGACCTTATCAATCCCTGAGCCCTCTGTGGGAAAGTGAATGTGCACACCGCCACACTCCTCCATGATGGATCGCACCAAACGTCCCTTCGACCCAATCAAGGAGTTGTGCAGCTTCGAGGGAATGGACACATCCACTTCTGAGATGTTCGCCTGGGCAACATGAGAATTTATTAAAGCAAACAAGACAAGATTTGAAAACAACCctagtttaaattaaaaaaaataaaaataaaaatccccaCACATGCTAACATGAGTGCCTACCAGATCCTTCTGAATGGCCAAGATCCGAGTCCGTGCTGCTTCACAGTTTGCCTTCTTCCCAGTGATGACAATCATCTCTGAATTGCTGTTCTCAGCAGGCAGATCAATTTTGGTGTTCGTTTCCTCTCGAATctacaaagcaaaaaataaaggaGGTGTCAAATCAAACTTAAAACAAATTAACACGCCGATTTAACGTGAATTCAGGATCAGAAAACGTGCAGTACCTTCTTGATGTTTGACCCTCCTTTTCCAATGATGTTTCTGTGGAACTGCTTGAAGATGGGGACTGAGACAGAATAGCTGTTCTCCACCTGACCAAAGGAATCACTGAAGGTTAACACTTAATGACACTTCAACActgcaataaaatacaaatacactaGCAGAGCATTTTTAACTTCAAGTCAAACTGAGAATTACCATTTCAGCCACTATCTTGTTCATAAACTTTGAACATTTTTCTACTTCAGTTCTTGGGCCCCGAAGTTGAACAATGTCACTTTTCTGTGCTGGGTCAGGGAAGTTAATGATGACCTGGAACAAACATTTAGAGTTAAGGGAGTACATTTTCCAAGGTTAAGGCagagggaagaaaaagaaaaacgaaaaacacagaaacaaccaCAATGATTTACAGCTCACCTCTGGGAATTTGTCCCGCACTTCCTTAATCTTCTCCCCTTTTTGGCCAATGATGGCCCTGTGAAAACGTTGTTCGATGATCAAGTCCTTTGTACGCTCGTTCTCCTACATGAAACCATGCAATTAGAGACATAACAGGAAATCATTTGCAGAATTTTGCCTGTAAACTCAAGCTTGAACTAACCATGCGTGACGCAAGCTCTAGCAGCTCCTTCTTGGCTTCCTGCACACCCTGGGGATCCCCCTCAATGCGGATCAGGTTGCTCTTTTCATTATCAGGGGGGATGCGGACAGTCACCTTGTGCACCTCTTTGATCCGGTTGACTAAATTAATAAGTAAATGCATTGTTTCAGAAAAATATTCCTTGtcgttgttgttgcagcagcatCTGACAGCAATATACTCACTATTAACACCTCCTTTTCCAATCAGGTGACGGTGGAATTTGGGATCCACACTAATCTCTGCGTAGTCCATTCGACTTACctatcaaaacaaaaatcatgaaAAGCTTGTTGTCTAGCACTTAAAAAAGTTTGCTCATTCTCACTTAATTCCGGCTtcaaatttaaacatttaaaaatgttcaactttacagcagaaataaacacatttacagccttTTACAGAAAATTACAACACAAGTGTATAAATTTCGTTAAAGCTTACAGTTTTCATTGCCGTGTGTAAGGCCACAGGGAGGTGACAGGCTTCCCTGGGCCTTCCCAATCAGCCAATTTCAGGGAGAAACATAGCCTGACAAATTTCTGTGTGACTGAAGATTCAACACACTTACCAAATCTGTAACCATGGCTTCAATCTGGCCTTGCACCATTTGCACATCTTTGGTAGGACCCTCCAGGGTGATCTTGTCTTCTCCCTCAGTGAACTCAATGTGCACCTTCATTCAAAATACATGAGAAAACAGAAGTTACaagcaggtttaaaaaaaaaaaaaaaaaaaaaacttaaatagATCCTTTATTTAAGAGCATTTAACACACCTTGGGCATTTGTTGAGTGATCTTTGCCAAGTTCTGGCCCTTCTTCCCAATAATGAAACGATGAAGCCAAGAAGGAGCTGAGACCGAGGAAACAGTGTAACTGTTTGCCTGTAGAAGAAAAAATGCTGTTGTTACTCCTCAATTTTCATATGTTTAAATAACTCTTAACATTACCAGTCTTCACATGGTAAATGTACCTTGGCATAAACTTCAGTGAGAGCCTGACCCAGACGGTCGGGCTCTCCACGAAGGATGACAGTTTCTGAGCTGCTGTCAGAAGGTGGGATCTCAACTGAGACGCCAGTTCTATCCAGAATCTCCTGCAGGGTGTTTCCCTTGGGGCCGATCACATATTTGTGCTGagacttcttcacctccacagCAATAGTGGTGGTGTTCTTTTTCTACAAGACAGACAAGAAGGTGAGGGAGTTTGCACAaagtaaatattttcattttttgtgccATTTATCTGGATAAAGGAACACAATGTGCAGGGCAGGACGATTACTGGCGTCAATCTAGATGCTAAACAGCAATACCAGCTatagaaaaatatgaaaatctgACTGTTGCTGCAGTCTGGACACAATTTCTCAGTGATTATTTGCATACCTTGTCTTCATAAACCTTTTTGATCTTAGTCACAGCAAGGGCCACCTGCTCCTTTTCCCCAGTGATGACGATCTCAGTCTTATTCACACTCTGAGGGGGGACATTGATGCGGGCACCAGTCTCTTGCATCATCTCGCCCACTAGCTTATTGTAGGCACCGGTGATGAATGGGTGGTACACTTTTTCAATGTTCACCCTCTCCACAGCACGCTTGTCCTAAAAAGAGGAAAATTGCTAATGTATCAGATTTGGAAGAGCtataaaacaaatttttaaCAAAATATATACAGATATCCTTAAAAAGGTGTTGGCGTGAGGTGGTAAATTACCTGCTCAGCAGAGATCAACAGGATCTCATGCTTTGCCTTTTCCAGCCCCTCCTTGGTACCAGAGATCTTGATCTGGTTGCTGGGGTCGTCAGGTCGTGGGATCTGGATTTTGGTGGCAGTCTTGAGCTCCAGCTCCTGAAGCTTCTCCCCGTTTTTGCCAATGACAAAACGATGGTGCTCCTTGGGGATGCCAACACTAGCTGAAGCCTGTTGGTTTAGATTAGAAGGCAAAGTTGGTACCACAGTCTGTAACTTCTCATTTAAGAAAACCAATAAAGGCAAATCTCTTAACCTGAGTCTGCAGTCGGGACACAATCTCCTTACGGGCCTTCATCACGGCATCCAACTTTCCAGACACCATGATGGAGAGACCCTGATCTTTTGCTAAGGAGAGTTCCAGGTGGGCTCCGGTCTTATGCATGATGTCTACGCAAACCTTTGCTTGGTCTCCTTCCCCAAACTGGTTGATGTCCTTGTACTTGCGCTCCTCCAACGGCACATGGAAAACCTAGGAAAACATAGttcatgtaaaaaaagaaagaaagcatttAAAAATCAGTGACAAACAGGATTAGCTTTCCACAAAGAAAACCTAAAATGTGAGGCAAACAAATGCAGTCAAATAGAACACCACTAGCTCGGGTAATCCTCACCAAGATCTGTaaccaaaatacacaaaaatgttCCTTCTACTAAAACCCTTCTCATTTTCAACTATAAatgtttttccttctgttttatATCATACTGAAAACATGCCAAAtgaattaaacattttatttaaaaaggaaagaTAATGATCCATTAATTCACTAGTCACACCCATCCCCCACCCTAAAGTAGACATCTGATTTATTTCAACACTGCAGTAATCAGCACCAAAAAATTTAGACATGGAAATTAATGATTCATCTTTTCTTTGTGTACAACACCCGTCAACCATCGGGTCAACACAGCCAGCTGCCCACACTGACGGAAGCAGACGACAGCAACCCTCTTTTGGACGGCAAGTTATGAAACAGGCAAGTGGGAAGTAAGACTGATGATGTCCCCATCAACCAGCGGAGTGCTTAGACTGCTGAAGGCTTAGAAGAAGAGTAAATAACATGACTATAACAACACAGGCTCACATTAACCTgcacagggaaaaaaattaaaatctgcAGTGCTAGCATTACTAACGTTAGCCAATTTAACAGATGTATAACAAATGCATTGTTATTTAGGGAGCCAAGTGGCACACGCTTCCGCACTATTTAAAATAAGGCCGTCATCAAACAACACTGACTGTTCTGAATGGCCTTTAAACATAGCATTTGTGTAAACAGCATTATACCTCATCTATTAGATAAGGCTCAAGCTCTCTCCTCCCCCAGTTTAATCAATTAAGTCATTTTCCAGAAGAATCTGCATCTTCCACActtcagaagaaaaacaaaaattgacCCTCCGATGCTTTTTAATGCTTTGAGTCAGTTTTTCTCCTGACTTGCTTACAGAAGCCTAATTTCCACAGATAACTGTTTGAGTCACACAAATCTCCTGCTATTTATGGGGACTCATTTCTTTAATTGAATCTAAATGACTGATAAGGCTTCCTGTGTCACTGTAGCAGGCCTAAGAAAAGAATGTCACACAAAGAGGACAAGATGTCTGTGCTATGGTTTTTTATTTCACCATGTTTACTGCTGCGTGTCGCAGAGCATGCTGTCTTCGTACCGACCACTAGTGTCACAGAACATATGGgctatgttcacactgcaggcgaaagcgcatcaaatccgagtTTTTTgcccctatgcgacccatatccgatcatgctATGACAgcgtgaacggcacaaatccgatattttcaaatccgatctgggtcactttcgtatgtggtactgaatctgatacatatccgatgttttagaaagcgactgctgtttgaacggtcatgtcgcattaaatcagtcttttacgtcactgacacaagacagacgccaattatcagcgccggagaagacatcgcgaacgcttcctggccatcccgtgtagatgttagtgaaactgttgggaagacaacgtgaacattttatttgtactgtataatctgcagattctgacagaaatctgcaactatactttgaagcaccgctcctctaaaacagcaataaggataattattaggttatttacattattatgtaaataacgaaataacttaaagcaaaaattggaaacgtaaagtccgaagtctttatattaagggccatcagtcaaacaatattgtttgctctgggtctaaacagagtgCGTTGTATGTGACGTCTTCTCTtgtgcatgcgggccgctttgagcgttcacactagagcgcgtttgctgtcgcattttatttgtagtgtgaacaagcagacaaacaaaaaaataaataaataaaaaaacggatttgatcaaaaaaatcggaattgagcattaagacctgcagtgtgaacgtagccgtGGAGACAGTTATTACAGGACGAGGAGGAAAACCTTTCTTAAAGGTTCGTCTTTTTACAACATCCAGTGTCGCCCTGTACACAGAAACAGCTGCCATGCCCAGCGGAGAAGAATCCATCATCAGCAGGAAACAGACATTTTAGCTTTGACATACACGACTACAATCCACTTACATGGAAGGATCATATTTGTCATTTGATTATTTAAGTCTCCTATTGCTACACATCTCTCCAAATATACAATGCATGTAGTAAACTCTTAAGAATTTGGTAATTCACCGACATTCAGTGatataaaattacaaaataatctACTTCCAAACAGAGGCTATTTGAAACTAGAGATGCAGTATGAACTCTCTATGAACTCATGGCTTTAAAAATTTTGGTCAAGAATTTGCATTGCATTTCATTAATGTCTTTGTCATTTACTTTCAAATCATATAATTAAGATCCTGTGGCAGACTCTGAAATAGTAATGCAGTtatagaactttttttttttttttttaaaggaaaagttGTACCTGGGTGATAATCGAAGACTTGAGAGGACGGATCTTTGATGCCCAGGCGCTGGAAGTTTCCTGGGTCCCCTCAGGTTGGGCCGCCTTCTCGGGGAGAGGTGGGAAGGCTTCCTTGTAGGTAGGAAGGGCTTCCTCATCCTCTCCAGCACTGGGTCCTGCCACAGCAGCTGTGCACGTAGGAAAGACATACACTATGAAGCCACTAGTGGCTCATCTTGCATTTTACAGGCCATAGAGTCTTATGTCCAAATACTCACCACCACCCTGCTCTGGCAAAAGCCCACTGCGGTGCGCATTGAAGGTTTCCTGCGTAAGTACAGCGACTGAGCTCATGGTCGAAATCCCACGTTAACACAGAGTCCGAGTGTGCCACTAAAAGAAAAGCTTACGTTATCTTCACAAGCTTAGCACCAGTACAAGTAGCAAGAAAATATATACAAGTCTCAAAGGAGACGCAGTCTGCTCATTTTGAGCTTTTTCTAAAAATCACCTCATTCATACAAGAGATGTTGTCGGATTTCTTTCTGGCTGATTTGTAGAAATTAAGGATGGACAGAGCTGATGCTCGAAATGGAGGTCGCTCAgttctctgtcgttctgtttttaCTTCGTCCTGTGTCAACAGTAGCAGCTAGAATAACCTGCTACAATAACTTTTCTGTGTGctgaagtttgtttgttttctttactctAGTGCAAACTGGTCGAGTTAGATGAAGAGCTTTGACGAGTCGGCTTCTCTCTCATTCACTTTCAGTCATGTTTCATCAGGCAAACATTACATAAAAGATTAGTAATCAAGGATGTTTGTTCAGTGTTAAACTTGCACTGCACTTATAACAGCGCCATGGGCGTAAATGTGTGAGGTGAAAAAGGAGAAACTGGCAGTCTGCAGCCTTATGACTCACACTGAGCTGAAAGGAGACTAGAGCAAATAATTTAGGTGAATGAAGCCAGtagaattttatttttccatggCTTTTATCTTCagcctgttttcatttattgtaTCAATAATTACTAATTCAGCACACTTGTATTCTGATGCATttattttcttcacattttattAAATACGCAAAAGTAAAGCTTAATATTacgttacttttttttttttttttttttttttttaaatgaatcccTGTTTCTTTCTCCCAATGATAAATACAACTTATTAATATAACCCTCCTAACAGCAGACACCCAAAGCTAGGATATTGGTATTGTATTGGAAAACATTATACTGGTGCATGCTCGTTAAAACCCAGAGACTTATGGGAAAGTGTTGTAACTTTTTGGATTGAACCAGTTAGTTAGCCCTGTGTATGTAATTTGCATAACAGCAGTGACAGTGATAGCTATAATGCACTCTTTGCTTAACCAAGAAACTGAGTTTTGCATGCACTCACGGGCAATTTTAGCAAGGCCCTTGTTTCAAGTGGTGCAAGTGTCACAAGCACGGTTTAATGTGCTAAACAAGCTTATCACAGACGGACTTTGGGATGTTCACCTTTATCTAATCTACATTTATCAGAGAAAGCCATGTGCGACAGAATAGTCACTCATCACATTCACACGTCAGCACTTTGCTAATGTATGCCGAGTCTAAGTGGGGAGTAACTGAAGAGATTACGTCCTAGCAGAGCGGTGGTGTGGGCAGGGCTGCAGCTAcagcacattttgtttttccaacaGGAACTCTGTTCAACCATCGTCTCCAGTGCTATTCTAAGAAATGTAGCCAAGTGACAAGGCTGCAAGGTTAAGAGGATTTTACCCCACTGACCCCTCTGCATGTCCACGCTGGATAGGATTAAAGCAAAAATCCGCCAACATAAAGCTCAGCAGCCCCGTCTAGGATCTTTGAACCAATAATTCTTTCCAAGAAAGAAACCACAAGGCCAATCCGCTTATCTAtaacagttatttaaaaaaaaaccaaaaagaaattaattgATGTTGTTGATGTTTCGGCTTTCTGAATTATAAACAAAGTTGATGATCGAATtccattaaaaacaacaactgcaCTCTGTGTTCCAATTACAGTTCAGTTCGGTTTAACCATCAATGATGAAACTTGATGAGCCAAAGTCATCACCTTGTTCTTCTGGCTTTGTAGACAAACATAAATTCTAGCCAAAGCACAGGAATGTAAGTTGCTTCAGTGAGGAGCTTCCCTCCCAAGCGTGACTGAAATTCATCTGAAAGCATAAAGACTACATCCTGACTTTGTTTTGTCATCGATCTGTGAATTGTGGGAAATTTGCTTCCATGTGGCTGTCTGTTTAGCTCCTCTATGAACACCCTTGCAGTGGGGCCCCCTCCTTGTCAGACTGCATAAACTTCCTGTGCCCACTGCTCATTAGCGGTACTATAAATTAAATCTCTTTACGGTTACAACTGATCATTCTTGGCCTGAAAACTTATTTTAAGTGAAGCTGTCAGGTAACTTTGAAGGGTTTCACTGCAAAAAAATTTAAAGCACCAGTGATCCAAATCCAATACCATCCATgaagggaagggaaaaaaaaacaaaaaaaacaaaacattttcttagCCGGTTATCCACTTCAGATTTAGCTGGAGCCTATCTTTGTTGTCACTGGGCAgatggggggggggttaaaaggaaaaagcccAGGTCAAGCATTAAGGGCATTTTATTATCTCACACAATCCTCAAATGTGGACTATAAGTTGTAATATTGACCCATGTCATGTAAAACACACTTCTATCAGTAACACATCTTGTACCAATTTGCTTTTTGTACAGGATAAAAATCTTTTAATTCTCAATGTTTTAAattattgtgcagttatttcactgtatatttgtgttatttatattaatgtacattgtattttatatatcttgAATTATTTTCTGTGAGGTGCTTTGTGATTCTCATCTGACTCCTGATGTAAGGAGTTTAATTTAAGAAGTTAATAATTTAAGaagttaatttaatttaagaaacttttaagaagtttaattttaagaataaaaataaataaataatccagCCGTGTTTTATCAAGTATCTGGAAATGCATTAATGGTGATCAGAATGCTGTTACCTGCCAGGGTAACTACTGTAGGACAAGCAACTCCGGCTGCCGTTCATCTGTAACGAGCGTAGGCTGTCAGTCTGCCGTTTACTTTGATTGTCAATATGATGGGTGTCCATGTCTATTTACTCTGGGtgaggctgtaaaactttgtgaaaagaGTCTGATGATAAGGatactgaggtgagttgttTAGGAGATCCTAACTAAACAACCAAAATTGTTGGACCTGGACTCTTACTGAATAAACTCTTATAATGTGAGAATGTGATCAAACCGTTTATCATAGGGAGAGTGTGATTTTTAAGGACTCATGCTAGCTGCCATAATGTTAACTTAAAACCAGCTACTGTTCAGCAGTCTCATTATCAGCTAAACGGAGATGAGAGGCTCGTA is part of the Pelmatolapia mariae isolate MD_Pm_ZW linkage group LG23, Pm_UMD_F_2, whole genome shotgun sequence genome and encodes:
- the hdlbpa gene encoding high density lipoprotein binding protein a gives rise to the protein MSSVAVLTQETFNAHRSGLLPEQGGAAVAGPSAGEDEEALPTYKEAFPPLPEKAAQPEGTQETSSAWASKIRPLKSSIITQVFHVPLEERKYKDINQFGEGDQAKVCVDIMHKTGAHLELSLAKDQGLSIMVSGKLDAVMKARKEIVSRLQTQASASVGIPKEHHRFVIGKNGEKLQELELKTATKIQIPRPDDPSNQIKISGTKEGLEKAKHEILLISAEQDKRAVERVNIEKVYHPFITGAYNKLVGEMMQETGARINVPPQSVNKTEIVITGEKEQVALAVTKIKKVYEDKKKNTTTIAVEVKKSQHKYVIGPKGNTLQEILDRTGVSVEIPPSDSSSETVILRGEPDRLGQALTEVYAKANSYTVSSVSAPSWLHRFIIGKKGQNLAKITQQMPKVHIEFTEGEDKITLEGPTKDVQMVQGQIEAMVTDLVSRMDYAEISVDPKFHRHLIGKGGVNINRIKEVHKVTVRIPPDNEKSNLIRIEGDPQGVQEAKKELLELASRMENERTKDLIIEQRFHRAIIGQKGEKIKEVRDKFPEVIINFPDPAQKSDIVQLRGPRTEVEKCSKFMNKIVAEMVENSYSVSVPIFKQFHRNIIGKGGSNIKKIREETNTKIDLPAENSNSEMIVITGKKANCEAARTRILAIQKDLANISEVDVSIPSKLHNSLIGSKGRLVRSIMEECGGVHIHFPTEGSGIDKVTIRGPAEEVEKAKQQLLALAEEKQTKSHTVELHAKPEYHKFLIGKGGGNIRKVRDSTGARIIFPTPEDKDQELITVVGTEEAVRDAQKELEELIKSLDNVVEDTMNVDPKHHRYFVARRGQVLRDLADEYGGVMVSFPRTGSQSDKVTLKGAKECVEAAKKRMQEIVEDLDAQVTMECVIPQKFHRSIMGPKGSRIQQITRDHNVQIKFPEREDPQAAPPAEAPVQENGEADGEVKEPVDPNAPKKCDVIIISGRKERCEAAIEALKALVPVTIEVEVPFELHRYIIGQKGSGIRKMMEDFEVNIQVPAPEQQSDKIAITGLASLLDRAKEGLLERVKELQAEQEDRALRSFKLTITVDPKYHPKIIGRKGAIITNIRTEHDVNIQFPEKNDENQDQITITGYEHKAIAARDAIQAIVDELEEMISEDITLDSRVHARIIGARGKGIRKIMDEFKVDLRFPQSGAADPNLVTVTGRPELVDEAIDHLLNLEEEYMADVVENEAKMAYMRPSGSSAAAADEQRGPSKGFVVREAPWATANEKAPDMSSSEDFPSFGAPVATKASPWGPKRF